From Rhodohalobacter sp. SW132, the proteins below share one genomic window:
- the sprA gene encoding cell surface protein SprA, with the protein MSKVRRIYTVVISLWILSVGSAVSGYAQTETEQDTLSAIQDTVHQDLRPAFRSVRGDMVTRPTLKPIPRVYFITLPAEEVQIERTEEGDFFARKFIMGYPSGAATYYTFEQYEEFNFQQALKTNWSQLVQEARQREERGRGLLDFSLAIPGGEQSAFTTIFGRPEVNLRVNGVASMNVGASIQKSPDDVNLPEDQRTRIDPTFEQSLQLNIQGTIGDKLTIQTDWDTERTFDYQNRLSIVYEGYDDEILKRIEMGNVSMNTGNSLIRGSGALFGIKSIAEFGPLRVTSIVSQQDGESNVETISGGSQEQQIRVRPAEYDDDRHFFLDFYTRQEFENSLSNPQQLSQTLQIADVEVWKLRETVQADEGARRAVALADMGVIESPDGGYIPPNNEGDRFSPEILDQFRDPQEGVSAEDLGIEDSRNFEEGYFTPLREGEDYTINKVSGYISLRQSLGSREVLAVAFNYRGFGGEIVNVGEINQGGGDRIYLKMLRPRNVSTDNDLFPLTMRNIYSLGVSNLTRENLELELQFTEGNVSQNRLPGRTTTLMQDLGLDRVDSQGALNPNNEIDFGTGTLNAQEGRIIFPYLEPFGNRLIELLEDSPASADDIERLAYRELYLERQRNAAQRSKNEFYRFEGTSRGGVQENYNLGIALVEGSVRVRANGVELQEDVDYQVDYSFGSITILNDRYTAPGQDITIEYENQAFTSIEQKTFTGIRAEYEVNNDIRFGGTYFRFNERPLDDKIRIGDEPISNSILGFDANARFDTPFVTRALDALPLLQTRAESEFTFSGEFAQLRPGVAETRAVRRAIRNDELFPDEEEGLSFIDDFEGSSIKLSLLNANRWNLAAAPAAVPGYEPDAQIFEEDDFQSPPSGSAQARRDRSDLRSKFSFYTIPRNISSIIGGVEFTPESQPVNVRDVFPGRETQNPQDEIINTLDVHFNPTLRGQYNYNMNLRELLEQEPERTWGGMTAVIPSGQEDFTQNNIEFLEFWVQPVLPGGQLPGGAMIEDYDGKIFIDIGLVSEDVIPNSKNNTEDGLALNPDNLILDDFDNPRSALPANPPPPEGQFSNENRELEDVGLDGLPNSGGVNGLNEQTVFADFIEEMRQQYGEESEEFQRIFEDPSNDDYRFYGASASDGLPLHERFHRLLGFPDGNTPIDQSDNRAITNRPDSEGLVNPSTVNLTNAYYQYEVDFNPADQSRLRIGEPGTYIVDEVGNPGDPQQDRWYQVRIPIEEFKRQVGNINDFQNITYIRFWMSGYEQPFTLRFATMEFVGSQWRQDEAINQQNDPNANIRISTINIEENSNRRPFPYRQPAGAIRAQDRGSQLQSLQNEQSIVLQAENLGPQSVQLIKRVYPGGLNLLDYSNMRMFVHGEGYNSRDEVELVMRFGNDLENNYYEYRQPVSPSDENFPFQNFDPGNNPQLREEAEQIWLYDENSMNIVLSAFNQLKQLRDQEFGIDLDGVYERGDLLENAVPGAVIAIRGNPSLGRVTEIGMGIRNPYDPDQPNGPGTPIVDAELWLNELRVSGYDNERGWAANASARFQMADFATVNGNLTRQTQGFGSLNSRLGQRRVDNQTAYDLSTTVNLHRLIPERYGWNIPVSLSTRQSSSIPKFLPNQGDIRMSDFESAVRASENLSEDDQDQLIREQRREAETYTESYAINLSNITKRNSENRLVRYTVDNTTLSYNYTTRSGRNPQQLFQNDWSYNASLRYSHTFRNVSFWRPFRFLDEVPLLSNLSGLGLGLRPNNVTTSIATNRSYDERKRRVLEGQDELPLQQNHNFTYNTVFGLGYNLTRSISTSFQSRNTFDLGRFTVRDAGLGGVDDEAFEPIPTFEVLRDLVSDTLNPRRDTYSEEYTASWQPRLNQVSALQWVNYNARYSGGFRWQNSAFGSNLGASVSNSFRLDHTLRLNINSLLRKSSTYNDAVDSDRQASRERTARRNRDDDDVEPYGIDEQAFYFGRKVLLALFSLQSLDINYNTAKTSSQAGYAGGSQFYDMFNDDQISPGFLYRMGLEERISTNQLIDNIDGESIIQLPANNTYNDNINLSARFNPFTNITLDLTWQTQWDERMTESISLDPGSEISTVQTASGNISSSVWAFGGGYRDLFERQLETAFGDMPVGENIISDDLGDGDGRTVLSRVTLQEDFREAYLGGSNSVGERNFTPIPLPNWRVTWTGMENLLPFVNRFMQRASLTHSYSGRYRVGWSLNNDTGSEISRNVGAYSVISFRPEYEPNSLNVERRFAPLAQLNITWDNGLRTQIGYETSMVTSMALSNVQVTERTSKGVNFSFAYTIQNFRLPFLRTLQNDVDISLNGNFIDDKEERFLLEQDISNALQVGSEQIVRDPTIYSITDPRISGQSRFNGSIVVGYRFSNTFRSNFEYTYTSTNPKSTRTFSRTTHDIRFNVQINISSN; encoded by the coding sequence GTGAGTAAAGTACGTCGAATTTATACGGTAGTTATCAGTCTATGGATTCTGTCGGTGGGATCAGCAGTATCAGGCTATGCCCAGACTGAAACGGAGCAGGATACGCTGAGTGCGATACAGGATACAGTTCATCAGGATCTGAGGCCCGCATTTCGTTCTGTTCGGGGTGATATGGTGACTCGCCCCACTTTAAAACCGATCCCCAGAGTCTATTTCATCACACTTCCTGCCGAAGAGGTTCAGATTGAGCGAACAGAAGAGGGAGACTTTTTTGCCCGTAAATTTATTATGGGATATCCCAGCGGCGCAGCCACTTATTATACTTTTGAACAATATGAAGAGTTCAATTTTCAGCAGGCACTGAAGACTAACTGGAGTCAGCTTGTGCAGGAAGCCCGCCAGCGAGAAGAACGCGGAAGGGGACTGCTCGATTTCAGTCTGGCCATACCGGGAGGTGAACAATCTGCATTTACAACTATTTTCGGACGACCTGAGGTGAACCTTCGGGTCAATGGAGTGGCGTCTATGAATGTGGGAGCATCTATTCAGAAATCTCCAGATGATGTGAACCTTCCGGAAGATCAGCGAACGCGTATTGATCCAACGTTCGAACAGAGCCTTCAGCTAAATATCCAGGGTACAATCGGGGATAAGCTTACTATTCAGACTGACTGGGATACCGAACGGACATTCGACTATCAGAATCGGCTGAGTATTGTCTATGAAGGGTATGATGATGAAATTCTGAAGCGGATTGAAATGGGGAATGTCTCCATGAATACCGGGAATTCGCTGATCCGTGGCAGCGGGGCCCTGTTTGGAATCAAGTCGATTGCCGAGTTTGGTCCGTTGAGAGTTACCTCAATTGTCTCACAGCAGGATGGTGAAAGTAATGTGGAGACGATCAGCGGAGGATCGCAGGAACAGCAGATTCGTGTGCGTCCGGCTGAATATGATGATGATCGTCACTTTTTCCTCGATTTTTACACGCGCCAGGAGTTTGAAAACAGTTTGTCAAATCCGCAGCAACTTAGTCAAACGCTGCAGATTGCCGATGTTGAGGTGTGGAAACTCCGGGAGACGGTTCAGGCTGATGAAGGTGCCCGGCGCGCCGTAGCCCTGGCGGATATGGGGGTGATTGAAAGTCCCGATGGCGGATATATACCACCAAATAACGAAGGGGATCGTTTTTCACCTGAAATTCTGGACCAGTTTCGTGATCCTCAGGAAGGAGTATCGGCCGAAGACCTTGGCATTGAAGATTCAAGGAATTTTGAAGAAGGATATTTCACCCCGCTGCGTGAGGGTGAAGATTATACCATTAACAAAGTGTCGGGATATATATCACTGCGGCAATCACTTGGATCGCGTGAAGTACTGGCAGTTGCATTTAATTACCGGGGTTTTGGCGGTGAAATTGTAAATGTGGGTGAAATCAACCAGGGTGGCGGTGATAGAATTTACCTGAAGATGCTGCGCCCCCGGAATGTTTCAACCGACAACGATCTTTTCCCGCTCACAATGCGGAACATTTACTCACTGGGTGTATCCAACCTGACCCGCGAGAACCTGGAGCTGGAATTACAATTTACCGAGGGAAATGTGTCACAGAACCGTCTTCCCGGCCGCACAACAACGCTGATGCAGGATCTGGGCCTTGACCGGGTAGATTCGCAGGGTGCGCTCAATCCAAATAATGAGATCGATTTTGGAACAGGAACGCTGAATGCGCAGGAAGGAAGGATCATTTTCCCGTACCTGGAGCCATTTGGGAATCGCCTGATTGAACTGCTGGAAGATTCCCCGGCATCGGCAGATGATATCGAACGACTTGCATATCGCGAACTTTACCTTGAACGGCAGAGAAATGCAGCACAGCGCTCAAAAAATGAATTTTACCGCTTTGAGGGAACGTCGCGAGGCGGTGTTCAGGAAAATTATAACCTTGGAATTGCACTTGTTGAAGGATCGGTTCGCGTTCGTGCAAATGGTGTGGAACTGCAGGAAGATGTGGATTACCAGGTGGATTATTCATTCGGGAGTATTACAATCCTCAATGATCGCTACACCGCTCCCGGCCAGGATATTACCATTGAGTATGAAAACCAGGCCTTTACATCAATCGAACAGAAAACATTTACCGGGATTCGTGCCGAGTATGAAGTAAATAATGACATCCGTTTTGGCGGTACCTACTTTCGTTTTAATGAGCGCCCGCTGGATGATAAAATCCGGATCGGGGATGAGCCAATCAGTAATTCAATTCTCGGATTCGATGCCAATGCACGTTTTGACACTCCTTTTGTAACGCGGGCTCTGGATGCACTGCCGCTATTACAGACTCGCGCAGAATCGGAATTCACCTTCAGTGGTGAGTTTGCACAGCTGAGGCCCGGTGTTGCGGAAACAAGGGCTGTGCGGCGTGCGATCAGAAATGATGAACTTTTCCCCGATGAAGAAGAGGGTCTGTCGTTTATTGATGATTTTGAAGGATCGAGCATAAAGCTGAGCCTTTTAAATGCTAACCGGTGGAATCTTGCCGCGGCACCCGCTGCTGTACCGGGTTATGAACCTGATGCACAGATTTTTGAGGAAGATGATTTTCAAAGTCCGCCATCGGGCTCCGCACAGGCGCGACGTGACCGCTCGGATCTGCGGTCAAAATTTAGTTTTTACACCATACCAAGAAATATTTCTTCGATCATTGGCGGGGTGGAATTTACTCCTGAATCTCAGCCGGTTAATGTGCGGGATGTTTTTCCCGGCCGCGAAACACAAAATCCCCAGGATGAAATCATAAACACCCTGGATGTGCATTTTAATCCAACCCTGCGCGGACAGTACAACTATAACATGAACCTGAGAGAGCTGCTGGAACAGGAGCCGGAAAGAACATGGGGCGGAATGACGGCCGTTATACCATCCGGGCAGGAGGATTTTACCCAAAACAATATCGAGTTTCTTGAATTCTGGGTGCAGCCCGTTCTTCCCGGAGGGCAGCTACCCGGCGGTGCGATGATTGAAGATTATGATGGGAAAATATTTATCGATATCGGTCTTGTTTCTGAGGATGTCATCCCGAACTCCAAAAACAATACCGAAGATGGACTGGCTCTGAATCCGGATAATCTGATTCTGGATGATTTCGACAATCCGCGATCTGCTCTTCCGGCAAACCCACCGCCACCTGAAGGTCAGTTTTCGAACGAAAACCGGGAGCTTGAAGATGTGGGGCTCGACGGCCTGCCAAATTCCGGTGGCGTAAACGGGCTTAATGAGCAGACCGTTTTTGCCGATTTCATCGAGGAAATGCGTCAGCAGTATGGTGAAGAAAGTGAGGAGTTTCAGAGGATATTTGAAGATCCCTCGAACGATGATTACCGTTTTTATGGGGCGTCTGCTTCGGACGGCCTTCCGCTCCACGAGCGTTTCCACAGATTGCTCGGTTTTCCTGATGGCAACACCCCGATCGATCAGAGTGATAACCGGGCGATCACCAACCGGCCCGATTCGGAGGGGCTGGTGAACCCATCAACAGTAAACCTCACGAATGCCTATTACCAGTATGAAGTAGATTTTAACCCGGCTGATCAGTCGCGGCTAAGGATTGGGGAACCGGGCACTTATATTGTGGATGAGGTGGGAAATCCGGGTGATCCGCAGCAAGACCGATGGTACCAGGTTCGGATTCCGATTGAGGAGTTCAAGCGACAAGTGGGGAACATCAACGATTTTCAAAATATCACCTACATCCGTTTCTGGATGTCGGGTTATGAACAGCCATTCACGCTCCGATTTGCCACGATGGAGTTTGTGGGGAGTCAGTGGCGGCAAGATGAAGCGATTAATCAGCAGAACGATCCGAATGCGAACATCAGGATCAGCACTATTAATATTGAAGAGAATTCGAACCGAAGGCCGTTTCCATATCGGCAGCCGGCAGGAGCAATTCGGGCCCAGGATCGGGGAAGCCAGCTTCAGAGCCTTCAAAATGAACAGTCTATCGTGCTGCAGGCTGAAAACCTGGGACCACAATCAGTGCAGCTCATCAAGCGGGTATATCCGGGTGGACTGAACCTGCTCGATTACTCGAATATGCGAATGTTTGTACACGGTGAAGGATACAACAGCCGTGATGAAGTGGAGCTTGTGATGCGTTTCGGGAATGATCTTGAAAACAATTACTACGAATATCGGCAGCCAGTTTCTCCTTCAGATGAAAACTTTCCATTCCAGAATTTTGATCCGGGTAACAATCCCCAGCTGCGTGAAGAGGCGGAACAGATCTGGCTTTATGATGAGAACAGTATGAATATTGTGCTCTCCGCTTTCAACCAGCTTAAGCAGCTGCGCGATCAGGAGTTTGGAATTGATCTTGACGGTGTCTACGAAAGGGGAGACCTGCTTGAGAATGCTGTGCCCGGTGCCGTAATTGCGATTCGCGGAAACCCATCCCTTGGGCGTGTAACCGAAATTGGTATGGGGATCAGAAACCCTTACGATCCGGATCAGCCAAATGGCCCGGGTACCCCAATTGTGGATGCGGAACTCTGGCTGAATGAACTTCGTGTATCCGGCTATGATAACGAGCGGGGCTGGGCAGCAAATGCGAGTGCAAGGTTTCAGATGGCCGACTTTGCAACGGTAAACGGAAATCTGACGCGGCAGACACAGGGTTTTGGATCACTTAATTCCCGTTTGGGTCAGCGCAGGGTTGATAATCAGACTGCATATGATCTAAGTACAACCGTGAACCTTCACCGGCTCATTCCAGAACGGTACGGCTGGAACATTCCGGTGAGTCTGTCTACTCGTCAATCATCGTCCATCCCGAAATTTTTGCCCAACCAGGGTGATATCCGGATGTCAGATTTTGAAAGTGCGGTTCGTGCAAGTGAAAATTTATCGGAAGATGATCAGGATCAGCTAATCCGTGAACAACGCCGTGAAGCTGAGACCTACACGGAAAGTTATGCGATAAACCTATCCAATATCACCAAACGTAATTCAGAAAACCGGCTGGTCCGCTACACCGTCGATAATACCACACTGAGCTACAACTACACGACCCGATCGGGAAGAAATCCGCAACAGCTATTTCAGAATGACTGGAGCTATAACGCATCGCTTCGCTACTCTCATACCTTTCGTAACGTATCTTTTTGGCGGCCATTCCGTTTTCTGGATGAAGTGCCGCTGCTGAGTAATTTATCGGGCCTTGGGCTGGGATTACGGCCCAACAATGTAACCACATCTATTGCGACAAACCGTTCGTATGATGAGCGAAAGCGCAGGGTTCTGGAAGGTCAGGATGAATTGCCTTTGCAGCAAAATCACAACTTCACCTATAATACGGTGTTTGGTTTGGGGTATAATCTTACCCGATCGATATCCACATCGTTTCAATCACGAAATACATTTGACCTGGGCCGGTTTACCGTGCGGGATGCGGGGCTCGGCGGAGTGGATGACGAGGCTTTTGAGCCGATCCCTACGTTTGAAGTACTGCGTGATCTTGTTTCGGATACGCTCAATCCCCGGCGGGACACATACAGTGAAGAGTATACCGCAAGCTGGCAGCCCCGATTGAATCAGGTAAGTGCGCTGCAGTGGGTGAATTACAACGCGCGATACAGCGGCGGTTTCAGGTGGCAGAACTCAGCGTTTGGATCGAATCTTGGCGCATCTGTATCCAACAGTTTTCGATTAGATCACACCCTTCGGCTGAATATCAACTCGCTGCTCAGGAAATCATCAACCTACAATGATGCGGTGGATAGTGACCGACAGGCGAGCCGCGAACGTACCGCCAGGCGAAACCGTGATGATGATGATGTGGAGCCGTACGGTATCGATGAACAGGCTTTTTATTTTGGCCGAAAAGTGCTTTTGGCGCTTTTTAGCTTACAGTCGCTGGATATCAATTATAACACAGCAAAAACATCTTCACAGGCCGGTTATGCGGGCGGATCGCAGTTCTACGATATGTTTAACGACGACCAGATTTCCCCCGGTTTTCTCTATCGGATGGGGCTTGAAGAGAGAATCAGCACCAATCAGCTGATCGATAATATCGACGGGGAATCGATCATCCAGCTTCCGGCGAACAACACCTACAACGACAACATTAACCTGAGTGCGCGATTTAACCCGTTTACAAATATCACTCTTGATCTTACCTGGCAAACCCAGTGGGATGAACGGATGACGGAATCGATTTCTCTTGATCCGGGTAGTGAAATTTCCACCGTTCAAACGGCATCGGGTAATATTTCATCTTCTGTTTGGGCTTTTGGCGGCGGGTATCGCGACCTATTTGAACGTCAGCTTGAAACGGCATTTGGTGATATGCCGGTTGGTGAAAACATCATTTCAGATGATTTAGGGGATGGAGACGGCCGTACAGTATTGAGTCGTGTTACGCTCCAGGAAGATTTTAGGGAGGCGTATTTGGGAGGCAGTAATTCTGTTGGTGAACGAAATTTTACACCGATACCGCTTCCAAACTGGCGGGTTACCTGGACAGGAATGGAAAATCTGTTACCGTTTGTAAATCGGTTTATGCAGCGGGCTTCACTTACCCACTCATATAGCGGCCGGTACAGGGTGGGATGGTCGTTGAATAATGATACCGGGTCAGAAATCAGCCGGAATGTGGGTGCCTACTCTGTGATAAGTTTTCGTCCGGAATATGAGCCCAATTCCCTGAATGTGGAACGCAGGTTTGCTCCGCTGGCCCAGTTGAATATCACCTGGGATAACGGTTTGAGAACACAGATCGGCTATGAAACCAGCATGGTAACCAGCATGGCGCTTTCAAACGTGCAGGTGACTGAACGAACATCTAAAGGAGTAAATTTCTCCTTTGCCTATACGATTCAGAATTTCAGGCTGCCATTCCTGAGAACACTTCAAAATGATGTGGATATCTCTCTCAATGGTAATTTTATTGATGATAAAGAAGAGCGGTTTCTGCTTGAACAGGATATTTCCAATGCACTGCAGGTTGGGAGTGAGCAAATCGTCAGAGATCCCACAATTTACAGCATCACCGATCCCCGGATTTCAGGGCAATCCCGTTTTAATGGATCTATTGTGGTAGGATATCGATTTTCTAACACGTTCCGGTCAAATTTTGAGTATACATACACCAGCACCAATCCCAAGTCGACACGTACATTTTCAAGAACCACGCACGATATCCGGTTCAATGTTCAGATCAATATCTCATCGAATTAA
- the lnt gene encoding apolipoprotein N-acyltransferase — protein MRKNELWDEPWVLSVLPAIFLWLSFPPFNLGLLQIPAFVLLIRLSVISVSVRQMIFYAYPSFILWNLLSTYWLMMATITGGAAAIVANAALMLIPLGLIRYVLLKKSGPILTSFLAAAIWVSYEYLHHQWDLAWPWLTLGNAWANLTAVIQYISVTGVWGISFWVVFTAALTYHAIVTRSKSIQKMAAAVLIVVPVLSLISIPFIHQPEDRPLDVLIVQPNSDSYEDYGGHPSLDALVTHLLTISDRGRTDSTEVILWPENAIDSPMTPDSQIFSRIRDSLDTWNTELITGSSYLKYYDEDDAPSLTRGVHNNRPYSIYNAAFHFSGNTTEIYEKGRLVPVVERFPFVEFFHAIDIFDGVDWGRYMGYGLGQSATVFDVDDAKTPALICYDSVFPGWVNQFVNNGADFLSIVTNDGWWGDSHGHIQHFAYARLRAIEQRRWIARSANNGISGIISPDGKIQAATDYWTEEVFSHRIYRSDHMTIYTRFGDWLPVFLLISATGWMVILIVKKN, from the coding sequence ATGAGAAAAAACGAGTTATGGGATGAACCGTGGGTATTGTCAGTTTTACCGGCAATCTTTTTGTGGCTCTCGTTTCCCCCGTTTAATCTCGGTTTACTGCAAATCCCAGCATTTGTTCTATTAATACGACTTTCTGTCATCAGCGTGTCAGTTCGCCAGATGATCTTCTACGCCTATCCCTCCTTCATCCTCTGGAACCTGCTCTCCACGTACTGGCTGATGATGGCGACGATTACCGGAGGGGCTGCTGCCATCGTTGCAAATGCTGCGCTCATGCTGATTCCTCTCGGGCTGATCCGCTACGTTCTTTTAAAGAAATCCGGGCCGATATTAACTTCATTTCTTGCAGCAGCCATCTGGGTCAGCTACGAATATCTGCATCACCAGTGGGATCTGGCATGGCCGTGGCTCACACTTGGAAATGCGTGGGCAAATCTTACAGCGGTTATTCAGTACATCTCAGTTACAGGCGTATGGGGGATTAGTTTCTGGGTTGTTTTTACCGCTGCACTCACCTATCACGCCATTGTAACCCGGTCGAAATCGATACAAAAAATGGCTGCTGCCGTTCTGATAGTTGTACCTGTTCTCTCGCTCATTTCCATTCCATTCATCCATCAGCCGGAAGACCGTCCGCTTGATGTGCTTATCGTGCAGCCCAATTCTGATTCATATGAAGATTATGGCGGACACCCCTCACTCGATGCCCTTGTCACCCACCTGCTCACAATTTCTGATCGCGGACGCACCGATTCCACCGAAGTTATCTTATGGCCGGAAAATGCGATCGATTCTCCCATGACTCCCGACAGCCAAATCTTCAGCCGTATTCGCGACAGCCTCGATACATGGAATACAGAGCTGATTACCGGCAGCAGCTACCTGAAATATTACGATGAAGATGACGCTCCATCTCTCACGCGCGGAGTCCACAATAACCGACCGTATTCCATCTACAATGCCGCCTTCCATTTCTCTGGAAACACTACAGAAATATACGAAAAAGGCCGCCTGGTGCCCGTTGTGGAGCGATTCCCTTTTGTTGAGTTTTTTCACGCAATTGACATCTTTGACGGGGTGGATTGGGGGAGGTATATGGGGTACGGACTCGGGCAAAGTGCGACTGTTTTTGATGTTGATGACGCCAAAACCCCTGCTCTGATCTGCTATGACTCCGTTTTCCCCGGGTGGGTGAACCAGTTTGTGAATAACGGAGCTGATTTTCTCTCAATCGTCACAAACGATGGCTGGTGGGGGGATTCACACGGCCATATTCAGCATTTTGCCTATGCACGGCTTCGAGCAATCGAACAGCGCCGGTGGATCGCAAGATCCGCAAACAATGGAATTTCGGGGATAATTTCACCGGATGGAAAAATTCAGGCCGCAACAGACTACTGGACTGAAGAAGTTTTCTCTCACCGTATCTACCGCTCCGATCACATGACTATTTATACACGCTTTGGTGACTGGCTGCCTGTTTTCTTGCTTATTTCCGCTACCGGCTGGATGGTTATTCTGATCGTGAAAAAAAATTAG
- the rsmI gene encoding 16S rRNA (cytidine(1402)-2'-O)-methyltransferase, with the protein MSTLYLVATPIGNLSDFSPRGVEILNQVDQIACEDTRTSSVLLQHFQIQKPTFSFHQHNEHRKVNHLVNLLNGGTDVALISDAGMPGISDPGFLAARAAHQNGHTVTAIPGPDAATTAVAASGLPCDRYLFEGFLPPKKGRETRIREIADSDITTVLYVSPHKLVRFLNRFSEFAEPDRWICIARELTKKFEEVQRGQLSELIRIWEERESIKGEFVVIISGKSYSE; encoded by the coding sequence GTGTCAACGCTCTATTTAGTGGCCACCCCTATCGGTAACCTGTCTGACTTCTCACCCCGGGGTGTTGAAATTTTAAACCAGGTGGATCAGATCGCCTGTGAAGATACACGAACTTCATCGGTTCTTCTTCAACATTTTCAAATTCAAAAACCCACCTTTTCGTTTCATCAGCACAATGAGCACCGAAAAGTGAATCACCTGGTAAACCTTCTCAACGGGGGAACTGATGTTGCGCTGATCAGCGATGCCGGCATGCCCGGAATCTCCGACCCCGGCTTTCTCGCTGCCCGGGCGGCACATCAAAACGGACATACCGTCACAGCCATTCCGGGACCCGATGCGGCAACAACGGCTGTAGCAGCAAGCGGACTTCCGTGCGACCGTTACCTCTTCGAAGGATTTCTCCCTCCCAAAAAAGGGCGTGAAACCCGCATTCGTGAAATTGCCGATTCGGACATTACGACTGTGCTATACGTGAGTCCGCATAAGCTTGTGCGCTTTCTTAACCGCTTTTCTGAATTTGCTGAGCCGGACCGATGGATCTGCATTGCCCGTGAGCTCACCAAAAAGTTCGAAGAGGTTCAGCGTGGTCAGCTTTCAGAACTGATCCGCATCTGGGAGGAGCGAGAATCGATAAAGGGAGAGTTTGTCGTGATTATCTCCGGAAAATCGTACAGCGAATAG
- a CDS encoding VOC family protein → MDFKPSGINHMTIRVNEIERAEEFYGSILGFELVRKMGQSMAVYKIGEEDTLVIVEAETSYDPNSRDFRVDHIGFYLNSADEVDEMAKYLRDNEVTILSGPANRKKGRFVFASDPDGNMIEFFYEG, encoded by the coding sequence ATGGATTTTAAGCCTTCAGGAATAAACCACATGACCATCCGCGTGAACGAAATTGAGCGTGCCGAGGAGTTTTACGGGTCTATTTTAGGATTTGAACTGGTTCGGAAAATGGGTCAGAGTATGGCTGTTTATAAAATCGGGGAAGAGGACACCCTGGTCATTGTGGAAGCAGAAACCAGTTACGATCCGAATTCAAGAGATTTTCGCGTTGATCATATCGGATTCTATCTGAATTCCGCGGATGAAGTGGATGAAATGGCGAAATATCTGCGTGATAATGAAGTTACCATACTCAGCGGACCTGCAAACAGGAAAAAAGGCCGATTTGTATTTGCATCAGATCCAGACGGTAATATGATTGAATTTTTTTACGAAGGGTAA
- a CDS encoding nucleotide exchange factor GrpE: MSKNEDKQVVDEREETLQETDDTELLKEQQELINEKMQQIEELKDEIQTVKETQLRKAAEMENMRKRLERERKLTFENAKRNAVEAFLPVNDDLRRTLKAMEEAEAEPVYLDGIQMVANKFDDVLQRYGVERIDEDGVPFDVDLHDAMLRQKSEDDSVESGTVLQVLENGYRIGDKTIRHAKVIVSE, from the coding sequence ATGAGCAAGAATGAAGATAAACAGGTGGTCGACGAGCGGGAGGAGACCCTGCAGGAGACCGATGATACCGAACTGCTTAAAGAGCAACAGGAACTCATTAACGAAAAGATGCAGCAGATTGAGGAGCTGAAAGATGAGATTCAAACCGTGAAGGAGACACAGCTTCGAAAAGCCGCAGAAATGGAAAATATGCGGAAGCGTCTGGAACGGGAGCGAAAGCTTACGTTTGAGAACGCAAAAAGAAACGCTGTTGAAGCATTTCTGCCTGTAAATGATGACCTTCGCAGAACTCTGAAAGCGATGGAAGAAGCAGAAGCCGAACCGGTTTATTTGGACGGTATACAAATGGTAGCTAACAAATTTGATGATGTTCTGCAGCGGTATGGTGTGGAGCGAATTGATGAGGATGGTGTGCCGTTTGATGTGGATCTGCACGATGCCATGCTCAGGCAAAAATCAGAGGATGATTCTGTGGAGAGCGGTACCGTTTTACAGGTTTTAGAAAATGGATACAGAATTGGTGATAAAACCATCCGGCACGCGAAGGTAATTGTAAGCGAATAA